The Syntrophorhabdaceae bacterium genome has a window encoding:
- the rpsI gene encoding 30S ribosomal protein S9, protein MPEKRYYATGKRKTAVARVWIKPGSGEFLINGRPFENYFPVEELRLMVSKPLVLTGNVGKFDVVANIYGGGIPAQAWALGHGIAKALLEVNAGLRVALKKQGLITRDPRSKERKKYGKKGARASFQFSKR, encoded by the coding sequence GTGCCTGAAAAGAGGTACTACGCAACTGGAAAGAGAAAGACCGCCGTCGCGCGGGTCTGGATAAAACCGGGTTCCGGGGAGTTTCTTATTAACGGCAGGCCGTTTGAGAACTATTTTCCCGTAGAGGAACTCCGGCTCATGGTCAGCAAGCCCCTTGTATTGACGGGAAACGTCGGGAAATTCGATGTCGTCGCGAACATATACGGCGGCGGAATACCCGCCCAGGCATGGGCGCTCGGTCACGGCATTGCCAAGGCCCTTCTCGAGGTGAATGCCGGACTCAGGGTAGCCTTGAAGAAACAGGGTCTCATCACGAGGGACCCGAGATCCAAGGAACGGAAGAAATACGGAAAGAAAGGCGCCCGCGCCAGCTTCCAGTTCTCCAAGAGATAA